Proteins from a genomic interval of Nitrospina gracilis Nb-211:
- a CDS encoding molybdopterin-dependent oxidoreductase, with translation MPGMNFKLDRRVFLKAFSLSALAALWPGRSEGTVQFQNDERFPSHYIQNRDVPGFFIRSANPFPGVNMNEWVLSVKGLVENPTVFQYEDLFGLKMIKQTSRLKCVECWSAKAEWEGFHISELIEKVKPKPEAKYVAFSSADSYYESYTIDELLRDRVLLVLRMNGSALSPNHGFPLRLIAPFKYGYKNIKYITGIEFTDDRKRNYWADFGPYSVDGTIQPGIDHPLDFNKKPLPINGGEVFHFFDKRPDIQRKG, from the coding sequence ATGCCGGGCATGAATTTCAAACTGGACCGACGCGTGTTCCTGAAAGCGTTTTCGCTTTCGGCGCTGGCGGCCCTGTGGCCCGGACGGTCGGAAGGCACGGTGCAGTTCCAGAACGACGAACGGTTTCCCTCCCATTACATCCAGAACCGCGACGTGCCGGGATTTTTCATCCGCTCTGCCAACCCGTTTCCCGGCGTCAACATGAACGAATGGGTGCTTTCGGTCAAGGGACTGGTGGAGAATCCCACCGTGTTCCAGTACGAGGACCTGTTCGGGCTCAAGATGATCAAGCAGACGTCACGCCTCAAGTGCGTGGAATGCTGGTCGGCCAAGGCGGAGTGGGAAGGCTTCCACATCAGCGAGCTGATCGAGAAGGTGAAGCCGAAGCCGGAAGCGAAGTACGTGGCGTTTTCCTCGGCGGATTCGTATTACGAAAGCTACACCATAGACGAGTTGCTCCGTGACCGCGTGCTGCTGGTCCTGCGCATGAACGGCTCAGCGCTCTCTCCCAACCACGGGTTCCCTCTGCGGCTCATCGCGCCGTTCAAGTACGGTTACAAGAACATCAAGTACATCACCGGCATCGAGTTTACGGACGACCGCAAGCGCAACTACTGGGCCGATTTCGGTCCGTATTCGGTGGACGGCACCATCCAGCCGGGCATCGACCATCCCCTCGACTTCAATAAAAAGCCCCTGCCCATCAACGGCGGCGAGGTGTTTCACTTCTTCGACAAGCGGCCCGATATCCAACGGAAAGGCTGA
- the dapB gene encoding 4-hydroxy-tetrahydrodipicolinate reductase has product MIKVGVVGAAGRMGRNIIASIDDTEGVELGGGTESAGHPDLGRDLGELAGLAKKNVALTDDVNALVDACDVIIDFTLPEVSMATLKAVAAKNKAVVFGTTGFSAGQKREIEQAAKSIRCVLAPNMSIGVNVLFKIAGEVARVLGDAYDVEIVEAHHKFKKDAPSGTAVRISEIVADALERNLDEVGVYGRKGFSDGRGEKEIGVHTLRAGDIIGEHRVMFGGMGETLELSHRAQSRQTFARGSVRAAQWVVSQPPGLYDMQDVLGLRD; this is encoded by the coding sequence TTGATCAAAGTGGGTGTGGTCGGCGCCGCCGGCCGGATGGGACGCAACATCATCGCCAGCATCGACGACACCGAAGGCGTGGAACTCGGCGGCGGTACGGAATCGGCAGGTCATCCGGACCTGGGCCGGGACCTGGGTGAACTGGCCGGCCTGGCAAAGAAAAACGTGGCGCTCACCGACGATGTGAATGCGCTTGTCGATGCGTGCGATGTGATCATCGACTTCACCCTGCCGGAAGTCAGCATGGCCACGTTGAAAGCGGTGGCGGCGAAGAACAAGGCGGTGGTGTTCGGCACCACGGGATTTTCCGCCGGGCAGAAACGCGAGATCGAACAGGCCGCCAAAAGCATCCGTTGCGTGCTCGCGCCGAACATGAGCATCGGCGTCAACGTGCTGTTCAAGATCGCGGGTGAGGTGGCGCGGGTTCTGGGCGATGCGTACGACGTGGAAATCGTCGAGGCGCACCACAAGTTCAAAAAGGATGCGCCCAGCGGCACCGCCGTGCGCATCTCTGAGATCGTCGCCGACGCATTGGAGCGCAACCTCGATGAGGTCGGCGTGTACGGGCGCAAGGGATTCAGTGACGGCCGCGGCGAAAAGGAGATCGGCGTGCACACCCTGAGAGCGGGCGACATCATCGGTGAGCACCGGGTGATGTTCGGCGGCATGGGTGAGACGCTGGAACTGTCCCACCGGGCGCAGAGCCGCCAGACGTTCGCCCGCGGTTCGGTGCGCGCGGCGCAGTGGGTGGTCAGCCAGCCGCCGGGTCTGTACGACATGCAGGACGTTCTGGGTTTGCGCGATTGA